The DNA window TTATTTTGAATTGCAACCGGGGTTGGCGGGTGGATCTGAGAGCAGCAACCTTTTTCAGATCAATCCAGAGATATATCCAGAAGTCGTTGGTAGGAGTCAGAGCAGTAAGAAATCAGACCCACATTTAGAACTCACCGGTAGTGACAATAGTTGTAAGGATTCGAGAATAGAACCAGATGCTTCTATTAGTGAAGGCCATGAACCCATTCCAGCCAAAAAACTTGggtcttcctcctcttcttcatcctcatcaGTCTCATCAACAGATGATCTCTTCCAAGTGAATGTGAACGATATGAACAACTCCATATCACCTAAAGCTAATGAGGATATCAGACCAATACCAATAGTTGATGAAAATGAAGGTTGCAGTGACTACAATCCAAAATCAGAAGTCCTTGACAATGTATCTCCAGGTCTAACATCAACTTCTCAAACCTCTGGCATCACCAGCGAGCAATTAGCCAATGGAATGTCGCCAACAACACAATCCCCACCTATCCAAACGATGGACAGATCGGAAGGATATGATCCTCTTAGGATTCCATCCTCCATCTTTTCATCAAGTAAACCTTCAACGCCGATGGAGTGGAGTGTTGCCTCCAATGAATCATTGTTTAGCCTCCATATTGGCAACAGTAGTTTCAGAGACCAAGCTTTTATGTATGGGGATCTAACCAAGTCTGGAGAGCTTACTAAGTCAGCTGAATTATTCATGCTAAGCCCACCACCTGCAAGTGCAGTTGCAGAAGCTGACGGAAAGTTTTCAGCTCCTGTGCCGGGAAATGACGCGCAAAATGTTGGAAAGAATGATGAGCCTGTGAAAGATGCAACAAAGCCAGATGGGGAAGATAAGAGAGATCAAAAGGCCCAAGCTCCAGTAGTATCCTGGAATTCCATCAATTCCAACCATTCTTATGAAAGTGGAATCAGCCAGAACTCCTTTACTTTCCCAGTGTAGGTCAATCAATGCCATTATCTATCTGTAAAACAACTTTCCCATTTGCATTCATGCTTGAACTCAACGTTTTCTTGCAAATAAACTGGAAGAGGTTTTTTTGCTAAACACATGCTATGCGTGTAACTGAGATTGTATGCTCATCCTATTATATTCACGTATACTGCATGCACATAAAATGCACACTCAAGACCATTGTATGTTTTCAGACACAGATGCCTCTGCtctatgtgtatgtatatgtgtacaAACTGGATAAGCATAATTAGTCGGCATGTATACTTGTTTGTGATATATGTGTGCGTGATTGAATGGAAATTCGCAAAGTTGGTGATCTGTGGATGAGGTATATACTGCTTGAGTATTACAGAAAGAAGAAGTGTGCATGGCGATTGTGCTACCGTTCTAATTGTAGCTGGACGTTCTGCTACTGTACACGGCGAAGGTGCTCTTTTAGGTGGCCTACCTACTTTTGCTCTAATTGTAAATGGCCTAGCTGCCATTGTTGTAATTGTAGCTGGCCTAGCTGCTGTTTTTCTAGTCGTAGCTGAGCGTTCTGCTGCCATTGGAACTGTAGCTGAAAACATTTGCACAATCATTCTTCGCCCATGCACGCTTCTCTCTGTCTTCATTTCTTTCATATGATACCGTTTGTTAAAACAGTTAGTACTGAAATTCATTTACATTTGTTGCAATTCGCTTTGCCAGTGTTCCAACATTTCCGTTCCTCTTCTACATCATTCATATTTTCTGATTGTATAGATGTTAATTCCGTAAAATGCCTATTAGTGACTGTCCAAGCTGTACAAACTCATCATGCATGTTTTTGAATCACTTGCAGTTTGGCAGATGGGGTAAGAAGTGCTTCTGCAACAACAGATGATGAGAAGCCGCATCACCAACCATCGGACTCTGAAGTGGCACCAAAACAAGCTTCCTGTGGCTGGTTTCCATGCTTGTCTTACTGCTATCCATGCTCTTGTTCGTGGCCTAAGTGCTTTCGTACTTGTTGTTGAAAGAGAGAGTACTAATGAGCCAGAACGCTAAGTTTTGCCTCTTCAAAATGGCTTCCTTCTTGACCCTCTAGTACTTTAAACTGAGTGAAAGCACAGGGACATCTGTGAAACTCGCTTCTAATTTATCAACCTGGCAAACCCTGCAAAATATGAAAGCTTCACTTCCTTAATGATCAAGGCTGCAACCTTCGATCATTTCCAGGTTCAAATGTAGTTTGTCAGCTAACGTTGGGTGGCTTCATTATGCGGGGGAAAAGAAGATGCTGCCCAAATGACTCCGAAATCTGCAGACCTATATGCAgttgtttgaagaattttgcaAGGAAAGTTGTAGGTGATTTTGCTTTTGGCATCTTAAATGTGTATATCTTCTCTTCTGCACTCAATAGAGCTGTAAATTCTTCTCTGAGACTGACCCTTTTAGTTTTATTAGAGGATTAACTTGTTTTTGAATCGTTTACACTCCTGTTATCTGCTGACCGTGAATGAACAACTTGACCAAATCATCTCCTAACTGCATCAGAATTCTGACAATCTTGACAGGGGAAATCTGGTCAGTGGTTCTTATTGAACATGTGTTTGATTGGGGGTGCCGGAAGTAGCTGCAGCAGCTGATGGTGTGTTTTTACTTGGTAGCATGCATGGGTGGATAGAAGTTGAAGTGTAAGCTCTcatattttactcttttttttcttctttgggcTTAGTTTATGCAATAGTACTTAATCTTATTGGCCAAGGCGTCTTGCAACTTCATCGGTGCTCCGCTGCGTCTAATTATTGGCTTTAGCGATAAAACTTGAGTCGGGCTTCTGCTATCTAGATGGTTTGATTAGTCTTTCCTGTCGAGCACAAGCATACACGTGATTAGAAGTTCTTCTCAATTAAGAGATAAAGTTAAGTGGTTAATATTTGTCGATGAGCACATAACCTATTGCCTTAACGTTTAcgtttaaatgaaattttaagtCTATTTTTGCCACCTATGAGTCACGGGTGTACGTGTATGCACACGAACACTCCCGTAATATCTCTTAGCATTTCGTCCCTATACCCAATAACATCAACGATTGCACGTCAGTATTGCTGCGGGCCTCAACCAGTGTTTCCTCTGGTTTCGGAGTTGTACATTctagtgtatatatacatacatatatatatatatatatatatatatatatagaaacttTTGCTTCAAATCCAAGAGTTGGGAATGGAAGAAATAAGATTTGAACTCTCGTCCTATGAAACAAAGATTTGACCtagcttttttttaatatgaaaaaAGGTGTACAGACGACTAATATAACAACCCTCTCTAGATGTAACTATGAGAATACACATTCGTTGTGAATGTTCGATTTGACTCATAATACTATACTTAGAACGAGTCCATCACCGTAGCCCCAACGAAGTGCACAATTGAAGAACACCATTGACACGGTGATATGTAATTAACAAAACTCAACTTGACCAACGACTCGTTAGAAAATATTTAAAGGTGCTTGTTTGGTGGGGTGGTCCTACAAGTGAGACCGCCAATAACACCACTCCACCAAATAGATGGAAGGATCGCTCAGCGgttataattaatttgaaatttattttatacaaaaaataaaattaataatttttacaGCTTACGAACTCTtatcatttcaaaattttatcatATACTTCACCGTTTATTAGTCAAATTCTTTTTCACAGCTTTTCAACTAACTTTTGAGAATCACAATAACCGTTCTAccaaatgaaaccaaaatcaCAACGCACAGGACTTAATCCTGTAACCAACAACCAATACAATTAAGACCACGCAACTTGTGAAGTAACATGAAACTATTGAAGCCAACAACCAAGTCAGAATTTTACACAAGTCAAAATCCTATGATTCCTCATCACAAAAGACAAAAACCCcccattgattgattgattacttcaaattaatattatagtTTTGTGAAAGATGGCAAATCAACTGTCAATATGGTCATCAACTTAGCCAAttagtcttttattttatatcaaaatattTCTTATATTTCAATATACTATTCAAGAGCAACCACTACAAGAAACTGTTAATTTTATCACGGAAATTAGTGACGGATTTCATTCCGTCACTGATATTTtttattagtgacggaattagtgACGATATTATTAACAATCAATTTGTGACGGATTTAGTGACGCAATTGTCCGTCACTAACAGATTTAATCACTAATTCCGTCACAAATTTTCGCGCGAAAACCCTCCAAATTTAGTGACGGATTAGTGACGTAATTTAGTGACGGATTAGTGACGACAAcataattccgtcactaatattACGGACAATAAAATTTCTATCACTGAATCCGTCACGAATATGTCCGAGAAGACAGCCTGTCATAGGTGTGGCTTTTTTGCGATGGAAAATCATTTTCGTCACGAAATTATAGTGACAGACAATAATTTCCGTCACGAATTCCGTCACTAACTTTTCTGACAAAAACTTCTACATGAAGTGTCAAATCATCAACTTTTTGCAGGCTATGTACGAAAATGCATTTCTGTCAcgaattccgtcactaaattttCTGACAAAAACTTCTACATCAAGTGTCTAATCATCAACCTTTTATCAGCTACGGAAATGCATTTCCGTCacaaattccgtcactaattgcTAATTGTTGTGACGGAAATAAAGTTCCGTcactaattccgtcactaaagcTTCTGACAAAACTTATTACCACAGAACGGGCATTACCCGAGCCCATTTGGGCTACAATTACTGAGCtcagtcattttttttaaagatatatGTTCGACTACTTTGAGGGAGAATCAATTGAGCATCATGGAGGACAATATTCCTATGATCCTTtgcaaattaattattttactaattaccatgaaaaataattaataggcAAAGGGCAAATAATTATAAAGTAAATACTTATCTAATTAATAGAAAAATCgtatgaaaacaaaagaaaaattaaaaaaatctaattagGCCAAAAAATAGCGCCATACTCAGAGGCGGCATATTTGCTAAACATTTCAAATAGTGACGGAATTGCATAATTCCGTCACTACTTATACTAATTGTTACTTTAACTTCATTTTTACACTTTACTTTTACAAGAGAACGAAGTGCGTATTTCTCTATGTGTGCCGTCGACCCACCACTGCTCCACGCCTCTACCACATCCGCTGTCGCCATTGCTCCAAGCCGTCGACGACTGCCACCCGTACCACTGCTCCACGCCGTCACCACTGCTCCACCCTGCTCACGCGTACCAGGATGAACAAGGACGCATGCTTCAAGCTTTCCTCCCTCACGTGGTCAGTATTTTCGATTGTGCTTCATCATTTTGGATTTGTTCTACTTGTGGGGGAGTTGTTCTGCTTATTGTGGAGTTGCAAGAGCTTTTTGTTCCCTCTGAATTTTGGATTTTCGTGGGTCTATCTGAGTGAATACGGCAATTTTCAGCTTATATGATTTTTAGTTGCTTATTTAATGAtattatgaaattatttttcctcCTGTAAATTTTTTAGTCTCTTGGGAAATTTAGTACACAATTGAATGCTTCTACTCTTTTATTGGTTTTCCAATGGGTTATACCATCTCATTGATGATGGGCGGCATATGGGAATACTGTTCTTTTCCCTCATGTGGTCAGTATATTCGATTGTGCTTCATCATTTTGGACAAATATTGATGACTAACTTTCGTAAAATTTGGTTAATTAGTGATGATACTGAGTTTGGGTGTTTATGTGTTTGCTCGTGAGGTTAGGAAACCTTCAGTTTAATGTggttcttttaattttattgttgatgtagataattttgttcttttaatttttggCGTGTCACCTGCAATTGTTGGCACTTTACCAAGGAAAGAGGCTACTCTAGTTGAGGTATAACTTGTCTTTCACTTTGATTGTAATTCCCCCGCTGATCCTATTACTTCAATTTGCTAGACAAGTTTAAAAGGTACACAATGTTTAAATCCTTTATGTGTTTAATTCCGTTGAATCTGATTCTTCTATCGAAACTGTAGCTACAATGTTTTTATTGTCTAAATGGTAGATGTCTGGTGATCAATCGAGCGGAGATAATGTTACTCCATCAGGTCGAGGAAGACATCGACGTCGACTTGTTAGAAGTGGTGGCAATAGAGTTACAGAGAGTCAAGAATCCCCTCACAACACAACTTTATCCCCCTCGTCTGTCAATTCAGTGCTGCCACCCATCATGTCACCTCCTCAGAGACACAAAGCGAAAAGATGAAACGACAAGACCGGAGGTTGGAGAAACAGAATCGGAtgattcaaaaacaaaatcaaatgatgcaAGGACTCTTTGCTCGGCTTGGGATGCAACTACCAAGTGATGACATTGACGATGATAACGAGGATGGTGGACACACTTCCGATGAGGAGTAGATTTTGGGATTGTATTCTTTTGTGAAAACTTTGTCAAACATCTTGTTAAAACTTTTAtataattactttttattatattttaaatacaattatattaattaaaaagtaatattgcattaaaataaataatacaaaaattaaatttgataattaaataaaatgttatgaataaaaaattagtgacggaaatttaATAGTTTTCCGtcgcaaataaaaattataatttttttgaaaaaatattatattttttagtgacggaaaattccgtcgcaatttcaaaatattttactataattttattttattagtgacggaattttccgtcactaatttgaaagatgtatattttttatcatttaattAACGCATGATCCTCCGTCACAAATTCCGTCACTAACattttccgtcacaaaataTCCGTCACTAAGTCTGTCACCAATTCCGTCACAAAAATGTCCGTCACAAAATGCCGTCACTAATATTTTGCGACGAGGGTTTTTGTCACGGAATTTTTTTCGTCACGAATCCCGTCACGAATAcgttttgtgacggaattttcttattttgtgacggataattccgtcacaaaatcaCCTATTTGTTGTAGTGAACAAGAGACAAGAATTTGTCCTCATATACAATTTTACTTAAAATTACAGTTCCGCCCCCAATCTTATTCTGAGTTTTCGGGGTCTACTGTAAATTTTTTACCGTTAACTCATAAATTCgatcaaaatatatttataatttaattttttttaactatcCTATTTTTATTAGATCGGAATctactgtaaaaaaaaaaattacatcaacCCCCACACCCTTCTTATATTGACATAAGTAAATGGCTTTTAAGATGGGTTTCCAGGGTCGTCTGTAAATAATTTACAGCAGACCACATTGTAATTTAAATGAACGGTGAGATCTGATTTGATTTCATCGAATGACTATAATTTTAAATGCCATAAACATGAACTAAAATATATTCTCTTATCCTTTACTCTCtgatttgttttttctctctcttaaattcATTTTTCCTTGATGAACTTTGCCTGCAACTCACGAAGTTGAGACAGACGACAAGAAATCTGCAattgaatttttattgaaaaatttctTCTGGCTTTCCAATCAGTTGCAGCATCCATGATCTGATTTTTGGTCCTAAAATCCAGTTTCTTGACCACCCAAAAAAGGAGATCTGCAAACCTCCTTATCCCTTCCAGCACCGAAAAAATGGTCTGCAGGTCCCTCCCCGATGGTTGTTCAACAATCTCGTGAAGCGGTGGCATCTTTTCGTCTCCTtctacatcatcttcttcaatgaACTTGCTATCACTTCTGGGTTTGATTTCagggtttgatttggtttctagGTTTTAGTAGTGTTTTACAAATATGGAGGAATTAGTGCCGTATCAatattaagagagagaaaaaatcaaAGTCAGATACAGAGAAGAGAGAGTAGATAAAGTTTTATTTAATGTTTATGGGCTTTCAAAATtatagccattggatcaaagaaaatcaaatctcaCCGTTCATTTGTATTTACAGCGTGGTCTACTGTAAATTATTTAGGGCAAacgcaatggtgaagtggtattgggcaaacaaagatgttgtcttttgctgatgtggttgtattgtaaaatgtgttttgcttatgtggctgtattgggataagtgttttactgatgtggatgtattgatatttaatgttttgatgtagttttgttgtggataatatggaggaatgaaatgttgttgggttgggtggaaagagaaagtgtgtgggaagaaaaagtgtatagaaatttgtgttttgttgatgtggctgtattagaatacgtgtttgacttgactttttgtataatagaggtgggatcgggccaacaaaaatgttggcccagtaaattgtttcttattgcatttgcccttacagCAGACCCCGGACACCCTTTTCAGATTGGGGGACCCAGCAGCTCAGCCATTAGGCAGCCGCCGTCAGCCTTGTGTGAGGATTGAGGACTGGAGGAGGTGCATTCAATGATGGGCCCCACAATAGACTAGATTAGTCAAATGGACCCCACACCTTCAGTAGACTAAGAAAAAATCAGTCATATCGTTTACTTGGAATGGAagctgaagctttggaataagaaaaaattatgaaacacCCCATCAATCACAGCCTGAAACCTCTGTTTGTTTCCCCAGAATCACAAGAGAAAAGAAttcggcttttttttttttctttcatgtctTCCTCCACCAACCCTTGCCGTTCTCTTTGTCTGGATGAGAGCAGAGAGAGGTTTATAGTTATTCTGTAGACTATTCAAGGGTTTGtgaaaatttttaattcttGGGGAAAAATGAAATGCAGTTTTTTCCTTGCTACTTTCTATGTCCTGTGCTGTTCTGTTTTGGTTTCTGGGGGAGTGGTGTTATCGGAGAAGTCAATTCTCCTGGGATTGAAGAGTTCCTTTTCTGATCGTTCCGGGATTCTGTCCAGCTGGAACTCCAATCATTACTGTTCATGGTTTGGCATCAGATGCGACTCCAAATCCAGGGTCATTTCTCTCAACATAACAGGTGGTGGCGATGATGGCAGCTCTGAAGGTAACTCTCATGCTCTCCCCTGTTCCAAGttatcagattttccatttcgtGGGTTTGGAATCACGAGAAGATGTAGACATGGTGTTAATGGAAAATTAGCTGGCAAGTTGTCACCTTTGATTGGTAAACTCACTGAGCTTCGAGTTTTATCGCTTCCTTATAATGAACTTAGTGGTGAGATTCCTTTGGAAATTTGGGGTTTAAAGAAATTAGAGCTGCTTGATCTGGAAGGGAATTTACTTTCTGGAAAATTCCCAAAAGAATTTGTGGGGTTAAGAAAATTGCGGGTTCTGAATCTTGGATTCAATAAAATTGATGGGGAAATTCCTGTTTCGATTGTAAGCTGTGTAAGTCTTGAGGTATTGAATTTATCTGGTAATAAGATGAGAGGATCTGTTCCGGGGATTTATGGTAGTTTTTCAAGGTTAAGGGAACTTTATTTGGCGCATAATGAGCTAGATGGATCTATTCGAGATGGACTACTGACAAACTGCCGGTATCTTCAGCATATTGATCTGTCAGAAAATTTGTTTGTTGGTGGGATTCCTCCAAGTTTAGGGAAATGTCTGAAGTTGCGGAGTCTCTTGTTGTTCTCAAACAAGTTGATGGGTAGCATTCCTGGTGAGCTTGGACGGCTCCACAAGCTTGAAGTTCTGGATATTTCTGGAAACAACCTTAGTGGATTGATCCCTGCTGGCCTCCATCGGTTCAAGAATTTGAAACATGTCTCCTTGGCCGATAACAACCTAACTGGTGTAGTCCCTTCCAGCTCTGGACATTTGCGTTCCCTTGAAGTAGTAAACCTTTCTCTGAGTTCACACATCAGTGACTGTGAGGTTCCTCACAATAGTGTGAATTCACTAGTTCGTTCCCGACGTCTGTACTCCCTGTCTCTGTCATCTTCAAATGATACAGCTTCTCCATCAGGTGGAACAACTAAAGCTTATGGGTTCACTACTATTGAGATTGCTTCAATAGTCTCTGCATCAGCCATTGTCTCAGTCCTCCTAGCTctgatttttctcttcttcttttcaagaAAATGGTTCCCGAATTCAAGGGTTCAGGTTTGTGAATCGAAGGAAATATCTGTCTTCATCGACATTGGTGTCCCCTTAACGTATGACCATATCGTTCATGCAACAGGGAATTTCAATGCCAGCAACTGCATTGGCAGTGGAGGTTTTGGTTCCACTTATAAGGCGGAAATCTCTCCAGGAACCCTGGTAGCTGTAAAGAGGCTAGCCGTTGGAAGATTCCAAGGTGTTCAACAGTTCGATAATGAGATAAAGGCTCTTGGAAGTGTGAGGCATCCAAACCTTGTAACTTTAATAGGTTACCATGCCAGTGAAACGGAAATGTTCCTCATATATAATTATCTACCAGAAGGTAGTTTGGAAAATTTTATTCGGGAAAGATCCCAGAGAGCTGTCGATTGGAAGATAATTCACAAGATTGCTCTAGATATAGCCCGTGCTCTAGCTCACCTGCATGACCAGTGTGCTCCTCGGGTGCTACACCGTGATGTCAAGCCTAGTAATATATTGTTGGATAACGACTTCAATGCTTACTTGTCGGATTTTGGATTATCTAGGCTATTAGAAACTTCTGAAACCCATGCTACAACTGGTGTAGCAGGAACTTTTGGGTATGTAGCACCGGAGTATGCGTTGACATGTCGTGTGTCTGAGAAGGCTGATGTTTACAGCTATGGTGTGGTGCTACTTGAACTGATATCTGATAAGAAGGCCTTGGACCCTTCTTTTTCCTCGCATGAAAATGGTTTCAATATTGTTTCTTGGGCCTGCATGCTGTTGCAACACGGTCAGGCTAAGAAAGCCTTCACTGTGGGGCTATGGGATGCAGGACCCCATGAGCATCTGGTGGAAATACTGCATTTGGCAATCACCTGCACTGCTGATTCCCTCTCTGGGAGGCCTACAATGAAGCATGTTGTCCGA is part of the Tripterygium wilfordii isolate XIE 37 chromosome 7, ASM1340144v1, whole genome shotgun sequence genome and encodes:
- the LOC120001898 gene encoding uncharacterized protein LOC120001898 isoform X1, encoding MDLEKRSGNEGGSKISGTHPEVLDGNGNKKHSETILDVTDANRSSMLPEEVADKNGSSSYFELQPGLAGGSESSNLFQINPEIYPEVVGRSQSSKKSDPHLELTGSDNSCKDSRIEPDASISEGHEPIPAKKLGSSSSSSSSSVSSTDDLFQVNVNDMNNSISPKANEDIRPIPIVDENEGCSDYNPKSEVLDNVSPGLTSTSQTSGITSEQLANGMSPTTQSPPIQTMDRSEGYDPLRIPSSIFSSSKPSTPMEWSVASNESLFSLHIGNSSFRDQAFMYGDLTKSGELTKSAELFMLSPPPASAVAEADGKFSAPVPGNDAQNVGKNDEPVKDATKPDGEDKRDQKAQAPVVSWNSINSNHSYESGISQNSFTFPVLADGVRSASATTDDEKPHHQPSDSEVAPKQASCGWFPCLSYCYPCSCSWPKCFRTCC
- the LOC120001898 gene encoding uncharacterized protein LOC120001898 isoform X2; protein product: MDLEKRSGNEGGSKISGTHPEVLDGNGNKKHSETILDVTDANRSSMLPEEVADKNGSSSYFELQPGLAGGSESSNLFQINPEIYPEVVGRSQSSKKSDPHLELTGSDNSCKDSRIEPDASISEGHEPIPAKKLGSSSSSSSSSVSSTDDLFQVNVNDMNNSISPKANEDIRPIPIVDENEGCSDYNPKSEVLDNVSPGLTSTSQTSGITSEQLANGMSPTTQSPPIQTMDRSEGYDPLRIPSSIFSSSKPSTPMEWSVASNESLFSLHIGNSSFRDQAFMYGDLTKSGELTKSAELFMLSPPPASAVAEADGKFSAPVPGNDAQNVGKNDEPVKDATKPDGEDKRDQKAQAPVVSWNSINSNHSYESGISQNSFTFPV
- the LOC120002040 gene encoding LRR receptor-like serine/threonine-protein kinase RPK2, with the protein product MKCSFFLATFYVLCCSVLVSGGVVLSEKSILLGLKSSFSDRSGILSSWNSNHYCSWFGIRCDSKSRVISLNITGGGDDGSSEGNSHALPCSKLSDFPFRGFGITRRCRHGVNGKLAGKLSPLIGKLTELRVLSLPYNELSGEIPLEIWGLKKLELLDLEGNLLSGKFPKEFVGLRKLRVLNLGFNKIDGEIPVSIVSCVSLEVLNLSGNKMRGSVPGIYGSFSRLRELYLAHNELDGSIRDGLLTNCRYLQHIDLSENLFVGGIPPSLGKCLKLRSLLLFSNKLMGSIPGELGRLHKLEVLDISGNNLSGLIPAGLHRFKNLKHVSLADNNLTGVVPSSSGHLRSLEVVNLSLSSHISDCEVPHNSVNSLVRSRRLYSLSLSSSNDTASPSGGTTKAYGFTTIEIASIVSASAIVSVLLALIFLFFFSRKWFPNSRVQVCESKEISVFIDIGVPLTYDHIVHATGNFNASNCIGSGGFGSTYKAEISPGTLVAVKRLAVGRFQGVQQFDNEIKALGSVRHPNLVTLIGYHASETEMFLIYNYLPEGSLENFIRERSQRAVDWKIIHKIALDIARALAHLHDQCAPRVLHRDVKPSNILLDNDFNAYLSDFGLSRLLETSETHATTGVAGTFGYVAPEYALTCRVSEKADVYSYGVVLLELISDKKALDPSFSSHENGFNIVSWACMLLQHGQAKKAFTVGLWDAGPHEHLVEILHLAITCTADSLSGRPTMKHVVRRLERIQPDS